A genomic window from Silene latifolia isolate original U9 population chromosome Y, ASM4854445v1, whole genome shotgun sequence includes:
- the LOC141626932 gene encoding uncharacterized protein LOC141626932: MLEDSLLLTLFSLLSLRGKDSYMRAPNVSWINYCFPKDEGGLGMKASKTWNKALLGKYFSWIASKKDHRLVGWVNHVYMKGMGWTSYTPPNNYSWSWKKIAHTMIYRMGSSSDINCAIYWNTLNIPKTSFIYWAVMHRRLMTKDKIYRMGGSSHITCVLCGVAHESHPYLLYACELSKRSMDLLKQQLKVEVALKGSLYALIMWELSTPSGEQEILQGFITIFLVLIIWLTKFSRKQRFQARNHGALLRTDAAWISTILM, encoded by the exons ATGCTGGAAGACTCACTGTTGTTAACTCTGTTCTCACTG TTATCTCTGAGGGGCAAGGATTCGTACATGAGAGCCCCTAATGTTAGCTGGATCAACTACTGTTTTCCTAAAGATGAAGGAGGGTTGGGTATGAAGGCCTCAAAAACTTGGAACAAAGCTCTCCTTGGTAAATACTTTTCGTGGATTGCATCTAAGAAGGATCATCGTTTGGTGGGATGGGTGAaccatgtgtatatgaaaggCATGGGTTGGACTAGCTACACTCCTCCTAATAACTATAGCTGGTCTTGGAAAAAGATTGCACATACAATGATATATAGGATGGGTAGTAGTTCTGATATTAATTGTGCAATCTATTGGAACACTTTGAACATCCCAAAAACCTCTTTCATCTACTGGGCAGTTATGCATAGGAGGCTAATGACTAAGGACAAGATATATAGGATGGGTGGTAGTTCACATATTACTTGTGTTTTGTGTGGTGTTGCTCATGAGTCCCATCCCTATCTTTTATATGCTTGTGAGTTAAGTAAACGCTCTATGGACTTACTAAAACAGCAGCTAAAGGTGGAAGTAGCCTTAAAAGGAAGCTTGTATGCGCTTATCATGTGGGAGTTGTCTACACCATCTGGAGAGCAAGAAATACTGCAAGGATTCATCACCATATTCCTCGTCCTAATCATCTGGTTAACCAAGTTCTCAAGGAAGCAAAGATTCCAGGCAAGAAATCATGGCGCTCTTCTGAGAACTGATGCTGCATGGATTAGTACTATACTTATGTAA